Proteins from one Syntrophaceae bacterium genomic window:
- a CDS encoding elongation factor G, giving the protein MITDIEKVRNIGISAHIDSGKTTLTERILYYTKRIRAMHDVKGKDGVGATMDSMELEKERGITIASAATFCQWQGHEINIIDTPGHVDFTIEVERSLRVLDGAILVLCSVGGVQSQSITVDQQMKRYHVPCIAFINKCDRSGADPFRVISQLQSKLGHNAVAMQIPIGLEIDFSGVVDLLTMKALYFDGEHGEDVRIEDIPPELQEMARKKREELLDAVSLFSDDLTEALLEGGPVSDDLVLEAVRRGTLARQLTPVFMGSAYKNRGVQPLLDAVNRYLPCPSDVENMALDMDHEEAPVSLSCDPEQPTVAFAFKLEDGPYGQLTYIRVYQGSAARGTTIVNARSGKKVKIGRVVRMHADQMEDIEAVNSGYIGALFGIECSSGDTFVAPGVNFTMTSMYVPEPVISLAIVPKDNKSQANLSKALGRFTREDPTFRTHVDQETSETIIEGMGELHLEIYVERMRREYGCDVTTGHPRVAYREAITQRADFNYTHRKQTGGSGQYGRIAGYVEPLAEGEFEFVNDVTGGSIPTQFIPAVEKGFRLCLTKGPKMEFPVTGIRVVVNDGASHAVDSSDMAFQAAARGAFREAYGRAKPIILEPIMKVVVETPTEFQGAVMGLLNQRRGMIIGAQDEGPQCVVEAQVPLAEMFGYSTVLRSATQGKAQFTMEFAAYRQVPVSVAEKIAEEVAQRKRSAA; this is encoded by the coding sequence ATGATTACCGACATTGAAAAGGTAAGGAACATCGGCATCAGCGCCCATATCGATTCGGGCAAGACCACGCTGACGGAGCGGATCCTGTATTACACCAAGCGCATCCGCGCCATGCACGATGTGAAAGGGAAGGATGGCGTGGGGGCCACCATGGACTCCATGGAGTTGGAGAAGGAACGGGGGATCACGATTGCCTCCGCCGCCACGTTCTGCCAGTGGCAGGGTCACGAGATCAACATCATCGACACACCCGGCCATGTGGACTTCACCATTGAGGTCGAGCGGTCGCTCCGCGTTCTTGACGGAGCGATCCTGGTTCTCTGTTCCGTCGGCGGCGTCCAGTCCCAATCCATCACCGTGGATCAGCAGATGAAGCGCTATCACGTGCCCTGTATCGCGTTCATCAACAAGTGCGATCGGAGCGGTGCCGATCCTTTCCGGGTCATCTCGCAGCTGCAGTCGAAACTGGGTCACAACGCCGTAGCCATGCAGATTCCCATCGGCCTGGAGATCGATTTTTCCGGTGTCGTGGACCTTCTGACCATGAAGGCGCTGTATTTCGATGGTGAACACGGAGAAGACGTGCGCATCGAGGATATCCCTCCGGAGCTGCAAGAAATGGCGAGGAAGAAGAGGGAAGAACTGCTGGATGCGGTATCCCTTTTTTCGGATGATTTGACGGAAGCCTTGCTCGAAGGCGGTCCCGTATCGGATGACCTGGTTCTGGAGGCGGTCCGCCGGGGCACCCTGGCGCGGCAGCTGACGCCCGTATTCATGGGCTCGGCCTACAAGAACCGGGGTGTCCAGCCGCTGCTCGATGCCGTGAACCGTTATCTGCCCTGCCCGTCAGACGTCGAGAACATGGCGCTGGACATGGACCATGAGGAAGCGCCCGTCAGCCTTTCCTGCGATCCGGAGCAGCCGACGGTAGCCTTCGCCTTCAAGCTGGAGGACGGGCCCTACGGGCAGTTGACCTACATCCGGGTCTACCAGGGAAGTGCCGCCCGTGGCACCACCATTGTCAATGCCCGGAGCGGAAAGAAGGTCAAGATCGGCCGCGTGGTCCGCATGCACGCCGATCAGATGGAGGACATCGAGGCTGTGAATTCCGGATACATCGGTGCCCTCTTCGGAATCGAGTGTTCCTCCGGTGACACCTTCGTCGCCCCCGGCGTGAACTTTACCATGACGTCCATGTATGTTCCGGAACCGGTAATCTCCCTGGCCATCGTCCCGAAGGACAACAAATCCCAGGCCAACCTCTCGAAGGCCCTGGGGCGTTTCACCCGCGAGGACCCGACTTTCCGGACCCATGTGGATCAGGAAACCAGCGAAACCATCATCGAAGGCATGGGGGAGCTCCACCTCGAGATCTACGTCGAGCGGATGCGCCGGGAGTACGGTTGCGATGTCACAACGGGCCATCCGCGGGTCGCCTACCGCGAGGCGATCACCCAACGGGCGGATTTCAACTATACCCACCGTAAACAGACGGGCGGCTCGGGCCAGTACGGACGGATTGCCGGCTATGTGGAACCACTGGCGGAAGGGGAATTTGAATTCGTCAACGACGTAACCGGCGGGTCCATTCCAACCCAGTTCATTCCCGCTGTGGAGAAGGGATTCCGCCTGTGCCTGACCAAGGGGCCCAAAATGGAGTTCCCCGTGACGGGCATCCGGGTCGTGGTCAACGACGGCGCCTCCCATGCGGTGGACTCTTCCGACATGGCCTTCCAGGCGGCGGCCCGGGGAGCGTTCCGGGAAGCCTACGGGCGGGCGAAGCCGATCATCCTGGAGCCGATCATGAAGGTCGTCGTCGAGACGCCGACGGAATTCCAGGGCGCCGTCATGGGTCTTCTGAACCAGCGGCGCGGCATGATCATCGGCGCCCAGGACGAAGGGCCCCAATGCGTCGTGGAGGCCCAGGTACCCCTGGCGGAGATGTTCGGATATTC